Proteins encoded by one window of Homo sapiens chromosome 10, GRCh38.p14 Primary Assembly:
- the STN1 gene encoding CST complex subunit STN1 has protein sequence MQPGSSRCEEETPSLLWGLDPVFLAFAKLYIRDILDMKESRQVPGVFLYNGHPIKQVDVLGTVIGVRERDAFYSYGVDDSTGVINCICWKKLNTESVSAAPSAARELSLTSQLKKLQETIEQKTKIEIGDTIRVRGSIRTYREEREIHATTYYKVDDPVWNIQIARMLELPTIYRKVYDQPFHSSALEKEEALSNPGALDLPSLTSLLSEKAKEFLMENRVQSFYQQELEMVESLLSLANQPVIHSASSDQVNFKKDTTSKAIHSIFKNAIQLLQEKGLVFQKDDGFDNLYYVTREDKDLHRKIHRIIQQDCQKPNHMEKGCHFLHILACARLSIRPGLSEAVLQQVLELLEDQSDIVSTMEHYYTAF, from the exons ATGCAGCCTGGATCCAGCCGGTGTGAAGAGGAGACCCCTTCCCTCTTGTGGGGTTTGGATCCTGTGTTTCTAGCCTTTGCAAAACTCTACATCAGGGATATCCTGGACATGAAGGAGTCCCGCCAGGTGCCAG gtgtATTTTTGTACAATGGACATCCAATAAAACAGGTAGATGTCTTGGGAACTGTCAttggagtgagagaaagagatgcTTTCTACAGTTATGGAG TGGATGACAGCACTGGAGTTATAAACTGCATCTGCTGGAAAAAGTTGAATACTGAGTCTGTATCAG CTGCTCCAAGTGCAGCAAGAGAGCTCAGCTTAACCTCACAACTTAAGAAGCTACAAGAGACCATTGAGCAGAAAACAAAGATAGAGATCGGGGACACGATCCGAGTCAGAGGCAGTATCCGCACATACAGAGAAGAGCGAGAGATTCATGCCACCACTTACT ATAAAGTGGACGACCCAGTGTGGAACATTCAAATTGCAAGGATGCTTGAGCTGCCCACTATCTACAGGAAAGTTTATGACCAGCCTTTTCACAGCTCAGCCCTAGAGAAAGAAGAGGCACTAAG CAATCCAGGCGCCCTGGACCTCCCCAGTCTCACGAGTTTGCTGAGTGAAAAAGCCAAAGAATTCCTCATGGAGAACAGAGTGCAGAGCTTTTACCAGCAGGAGCTGGAAATGGTGGAGTCTTTGCTGTCCCTTGCCAATCAGCCTGTGATTCACAGTGCCTCCTCCGACCAA GTGAATTTTAAGAAGGACACCACTTCCAAGGCAATTCATAGTATATTTAAGAATGCTATACAACTGCTGCAGGAAAAAGGACTTGTTTTCCAGAAAGATGATGGTTTTGATAACCTATACTAT GTAACCAGAGAAGACAAAGACCTGCACAGAAAGATCCACCGGATCATTCAGCAGGACTGCCAGAAACCAAATC ACATGGAGAAGGGCTGTCACTTCCTGCACATCTTGGCCTGTGCTCGCCTGAGCATCCGCCCGGGCCTGAGCGAGGCTGTGCTGCAGCAAGTTCTGGAGCTCCTGGAGGACCAGAGTGACATTGTCAGCACAATGGAGCACTACTACACAGCGTTCTGA